From Candidatus Neomarinimicrobiota bacterium, the proteins below share one genomic window:
- the rpsJ gene encoding 30S ribosomal protein S10, with amino-acid sequence MAGQKIRIALKSYDHNLLDKSTEKIVQRAKATGAVIAGPIPLPTRKSVYTVLRSPHVNKKSREQFQMKVHKRIVEILNTTTKTIDELMKLDLPAGVDIEIKV; translated from the coding sequence ATGGCAGGACAAAAAATACGCATAGCATTAAAATCATACGATCATAACCTGTTGGATAAATCCACGGAAAAGATTGTCCAGCGGGCTAAGGCAACCGGAGCCGTCATTGCCGGCCCCATTCCTTTGCCAACCCGCAAATCAGTCTATACAGTTCTTCGTTCACCTCATGTGAACAAGAAATCCCGTGAACAGTTCCAGATGAAGGTTCATAAACGGATTGTGGAAATATTGAATACGACCACAAAAACCATTGATGAATTGATGAAGCTGGATTTACCCGCAGGTGTTGATATAGAGATAAAGGTATAA
- the rplC gene encoding 50S ribosomal protein L3, with the protein MNGIIGRKIGLTRIFDQYGRNIPVTVIEAGPCYVTQIKTQDKDGYNAVQLGFEEAREKVLNKPRLGHLKKSGKALRVLKEFRDFEADGLKTGTEITVDIFKPGDVVAVTGTSKGKGFQGGVKRHGFRGGPKTHGQSDRLRAPGSIGASSSPSRVWKGMRMAGQMGNETVTIRNLRVVEVNTERNLLLVKGSVPGARNGIIRIMKLED; encoded by the coding sequence GTGAACGGAATCATAGGACGAAAAATCGGATTAACCCGAATCTTCGACCAGTACGGCAGGAATATTCCCGTAACCGTCATTGAAGCGGGTCCGTGTTATGTAACACAGATCAAAACGCAGGATAAAGACGGATACAATGCGGTACAACTTGGTTTTGAAGAAGCCCGGGAAAAAGTCTTGAATAAGCCCAGACTGGGGCATTTGAAAAAGAGCGGTAAAGCACTCAGAGTATTGAAAGAGTTTCGTGATTTTGAAGCGGACGGATTGAAAACCGGCACAGAAATCACCGTGGATATCTTCAAACCCGGGGATGTTGTCGCCGTTACCGGCACATCCAAGGGAAAAGGATTCCAGGGTGGGGTGAAGCGTCATGGTTTCCGCGGGGGACCTAAGACCCATGGTCAGAGTGACCGCCTCAGGGCTCCCGGTTCCATCGGTGCCAGTTCATCACCCTCCAGAGTATGGAAGGGGATGCGCATGGCTGGACAGATGGGAAACGAGACCGTCACTATCCGGAACCTGAGAGTCGTCGAAGTGAACACGGAGAGAAACCTGTTGCTGGTTAAAGGCAGTGTTCCAGGCGCGAGGAACGGGATCATCCGCATTATGAAGTTAGAGGATTGA